The Malus domestica chromosome 10, GDT2T_hap1 genome contains a region encoding:
- the LOC139188597 gene encoding uncharacterized protein, which yields MRYLRGSIKAHAKDDPKYDDLFFKDQRIKSWLLSAMKPKIMKRYIRLSTSKDIWDALKTNYFDENDEARIYSLNQKASCLKQNGRSLASYSGELIEIFQELDHFNKVAMACEKDVLIFQKTTKRKKLYLFFGGLDDGFDQVRREILLKDPPLGLQAAYVYVYHEANRKEDVKMEGQRSELAAMAAKARDPSNRTDRGRSENKSGQPRTGQPGNDCPQGKCPHYGITGHSKSRCFELIRYPEN from the coding sequence atgagataTCTTCGTGGGTCCATTAAGGCCCATGCAAAGGATGATCCCAAATATGATGATTTGTTCTTTAAAGATCAGAGAATTAAGAGTTGGCTCTTGTCGGCAATGAAGCCAAAGATCATGAAACGTTACATTCGATTGTCAACTTCTAAAGATATCTGGGATGCTCTTAAGACTAATTATTTTGATGAGAATGACGAAGCTAGgatttattcattaaatcagAAAGCTTCATGTCTCAAGCAGAATGGGCGGTCTTTGGCTAGTTACTCTGGAGAATTGATAGAGATTTTTCAGGAATTAGACCACTTTAACAAAGTGGCCATGGCATGTGAAAAAGATGTTCTAATCTTCCAGAAGACAACTAAGCGAAAAAAGttgtatttgttttttggtGGGCTTGATGATGGGTTTGATCAGGTTCGTAGAGAAATACTGCTCAAAGACCCACCGCTTGGACTTCAGGCTGCTTATGTGTATGTCTATCATGAAGCAAATCGCAAGGAAGATGTGAAGATGGAGGGCCAAAGATCAGAATTGGCTGCAATGGCAGCAAAGGCCCGTGACCCCTCCAACCGCACCGACCGAGGTAGATCTGAGAATAAAAGTGGGCAGCCAAGAACCGGCCAACCGGGTAATGATTGTCCTCAGGGTAAATGTCCCCATTATGGTATAACAGGACATTCCAAAAGTCGGTGCTTTGAGCTGATTAGGTATCCCGAGAATTAG